One stretch of Streptococcus australis DNA includes these proteins:
- a CDS encoding AI-2E family transporter, with protein sequence MFRRNKLFFWTAEILLLTLILYLWREMGAIVTPFVMVANTIMIPFLLGGFFYYLTNPIVTFLEKKCRVNRLIGVLITLCALIGTIVVGVVYLLPILINQLTSLIISSQNIYSRLQDLVIDLSMNPIFQNIDIQKAIQQLNLSYVDILQNILNSVSNSLGSVLSALFSTVLILIMTPVFLIYFLLDGHKFLPMMERTVLKHDKLNFSSLLKNLNATIARYISGIAIDAVIIGCLAYIGYGTIGLKYALVFAIFSGLANLIPYVGPSIGLIPMIIANVFTDPHKVLIAVIYMLIIQQVDGNILYPRIVGGVMKVHPITILVLLLLSSNIYGVIGMIVAVPTYSILKEITKFLAKLYENHKEAKEKEQEKSELI encoded by the coding sequence ATGTTCCGTAGAAACAAGTTATTTTTTTGGACAGCTGAAATTTTACTACTAACTCTTATTTTATATCTTTGGAGAGAGATGGGGGCGATTGTCACACCTTTTGTGATGGTCGCCAATACCATTATGATTCCATTTTTGCTCGGAGGATTTTTCTATTACCTGACAAATCCCATCGTAACATTTTTAGAAAAGAAATGTAGAGTCAATCGTTTGATAGGTGTGCTCATCACTCTTTGTGCCTTGATTGGTACAATAGTAGTAGGGGTAGTCTACTTGCTACCGATTTTGATCAATCAGTTGACAAGCTTGATTATTTCTAGCCAGAATATCTATAGCCGCTTGCAAGATTTGGTTATTGATTTATCGATGAATCCTATTTTCCAAAATATTGATATTCAAAAAGCCATTCAACAGTTGAATTTATCTTATGTTGATATTTTACAAAACATTCTCAACAGTGTGAGCAATAGTTTAGGCAGCGTTCTTTCGGCCTTGTTTAGTACTGTTTTGATTCTCATTATGACACCAGTCTTTTTGATTTATTTCTTGCTTGATGGTCATAAGTTCCTTCCAATGATGGAACGAACAGTCCTAAAACATGATAAATTAAACTTCTCCAGTCTATTGAAGAATTTGAACGCCACTATCGCACGTTATATCAGCGGAATTGCGATTGATGCTGTTATCATCGGATGTTTGGCCTATATTGGATACGGTACGATTGGGTTGAAATATGCTCTGGTCTTTGCCATTTTTTCTGGTTTGGCAAATCTTATTCCCTATGTTGGACCAAGTATCGGTCTGATTCCTATGATTATTGCCAACGTCTTTACTGATCCCCACAAGGTTCTCATTGCAGTAATTTATATGTTGATTATCCAACAAGTGGATGGGAATATCCTCTACCCTCGTATCGTTGGAGGGGTTATGAAGGTTCATCCAATCACCATTCTGGTTCTTCTCTTGTTATCTAGCAATATTTACGGTGTTATCGGAATGATTGTAGCAGTGCCAACTTATTCTATCCTAAAAGAAATTACTAAGTTCTTGGCGAAATTATATGAAAATCATAAAGAAGCCAAAGAAAAAGAACAAGAAAAATCAGAATTAATCTAA
- a CDS encoding FtsX-like permease family protein has protein sequence MFSKLVSRNSKRDRKNNGLYFSSMILSIISFYIILSLSHQDVMIFLKQIESDAVNKLFSMIPILYVATLFILFFLVYFASSMQMERRKHEFGVYLTLGMRRGKLFILLLLEDLRNSILALGIGLPIAILISELISLITAKIVGLGIIEHQFSLSTTALLYTVIGFLAVKLAVFVLLSAKTANKEIGNLLSYSPSGMKKVLPRGIYWLASSIGMLLLGAAYYLGMSGRAWKSVITMGITVLLGTLGTILLFFGMRLFIDFLVKLGSNRKLHTYNFRQIQELVIQRSTILAICSLLIFSALCLFGAGVAIASGNSGNQTHVLDYTFRDSKQETDENLDIDTVKKELEATGLASQFSKILQIKVGKPKEHESVSFEQFIKVLKEQKDSKNKEILVHNFQKYISCHLLPLSEYNELRKAANLPPLELTSKEAYLYMGKDFLPDENLVNSVLKATPQIKVMGNDIKLIGEVQSLPIVTDREVTLSVALILPDEAFMNYTDSKYSNYVSGILAPNLVKEKGLMRAISDANEKLNQTSLGYESYIQNMGRQLFYIISASYITIYLAIIFLVVANTIIGVQFMMGQRQSYRRYQTLIHLGANYETLCKSSEKQVNWYFGLPIALALISSSFGVSSLLTGIVPASVRMDMGQKFITAMLIVLLLAGFEVIYIRIVKKNSNKYLLSLMEPKRQE, from the coding sequence ATGTTTTCTAAATTAGTCTCAAGAAATAGCAAGAGAGATCGAAAGAATAATGGCTTGTATTTCAGTTCTATGATTCTTTCTATTATCTCCTTTTACATCATCCTTTCTTTGTCCCATCAAGATGTGATGATCTTTCTCAAACAAATAGAGAGTGACGCTGTAAATAAACTCTTTAGCATGATTCCCATCCTTTATGTAGCAACCCTCTTTATCCTCTTTTTTCTAGTTTACTTCGCAAGCAGTATGCAGATGGAAAGGAGAAAACATGAATTTGGTGTTTATCTCACACTGGGGATGCGGAGAGGTAAACTGTTCATATTGCTCCTACTCGAGGATTTGAGAAACAGCATCCTTGCTCTTGGAATAGGCCTTCCTATTGCCATCTTGATTTCAGAACTGATCAGCCTAATAACCGCTAAAATTGTGGGACTAGGGATTATTGAGCATCAATTTTCTCTATCTACCACAGCTCTACTCTATACAGTCATCGGCTTCCTAGCCGTCAAATTAGCAGTCTTTGTTCTTTTAAGTGCAAAGACGGCCAATAAAGAAATCGGAAACCTACTATCCTATTCTCCTTCCGGTATGAAGAAAGTTCTACCTAGAGGTATTTATTGGCTTGCTTCTTCCATTGGAATGTTGCTTCTCGGGGCAGCCTATTACTTGGGTATGAGTGGACGAGCTTGGAAGAGTGTCATAACCATGGGCATCACTGTTCTCTTGGGAACTCTAGGAACCATCCTGCTCTTCTTTGGTATGCGTTTATTTATAGACTTTTTGGTCAAGCTTGGAAGCAATCGAAAACTTCATACCTATAATTTTAGACAGATTCAGGAATTAGTTATCCAGCGCTCAACTATACTGGCCATCTGCTCCCTCTTAATCTTCTCTGCCTTGTGCCTCTTTGGAGCAGGTGTTGCCATTGCAAGCGGCAATTCAGGCAATCAAACCCACGTATTGGATTATACTTTTAGAGATAGCAAGCAAGAAACAGATGAAAATCTTGATATAGACACAGTTAAAAAAGAGCTTGAAGCTACAGGACTAGCATCACAGTTTTCAAAGATTCTGCAAATCAAAGTCGGCAAACCAAAAGAACATGAGTCCGTATCCTTTGAACAGTTCATCAAGGTATTGAAAGAGCAAAAAGACAGTAAAAACAAGGAAATCTTAGTCCATAATTTCCAAAAATATATAAGTTGCCACCTTTTGCCACTCTCTGAATACAATGAGCTTAGAAAGGCTGCAAACCTCCCTCCTCTAGAATTAACTAGTAAGGAAGCCTACTTGTATATGGGGAAAGATTTTCTACCTGATGAGAACTTGGTTAACTCTGTTCTGAAAGCAACCCCTCAAATCAAAGTCATGGGAAATGATATAAAATTGATTGGAGAGGTACAGTCTTTACCAATTGTAACGGACCGTGAGGTAACCCTCTCTGTCGCTCTCATTCTTCCAGATGAGGCCTTTATGAACTATACTGACAGTAAATACTCAAACTATGTCAGTGGCATCCTAGCTCCTAATCTTGTCAAGGAAAAAGGCTTGATGAGAGCTATCTCAGATGCCAATGAAAAGCTAAATCAAACCTCTCTTGGTTATGAAAGCTATATACAAAATATGGGAAGACAATTATTTTATATTATCTCTGCCAGCTATATTACTATTTATCTGGCAATCATCTTCCTTGTTGTCGCAAATACAATTATCGGCGTCCAGTTTATGATGGGACAAAGACAATCCTACAGACGATACCAAACCTTGATTCATCTTGGCGCCAACTATGAAACTCTTTGTAAATCGTCAGAAAAGCAAGTCAACTGGTATTTCGGTCTACCAATAGCCCTCGCACTTATCAGCAGTAGCTTCGGTGTGAGCTCCCTCCTCACAGGAATAGTACCTGCTAGTGTAAGAATGGACATGGGGCAGAAATTTATCACAGCCATGCTGATCGTACTGCTCTTAGCTGGTTTTGAAGTCATCTATATCAGAATTGTAAAGAAAAATAGTAACAAGTACTTGTTATCCTTAATGGAACCAAAAAGACAAGAATAA
- a CDS encoding sensor histidine kinase, whose translation MKQNLKYLAAYLPWLLVLLAFDLFTAVLLWLSDLRMFQALILLYLLATVLLFFILSFLLIRKERKKSAAYKSFIANPKTDTELELLHLSSASEKESIEKMADTLYQKQVEIGKLNSLLAEYEDYVEKWAHEIKLPLSLLSLLLDNQSDQLPEDTAFKLDYVKNQIQGNVSQILFYYRVKSEKNDFLFEDLDLEECIQDLLENFDPLLKEKNFTIKLENIQGTCYTDQRSFEFILSQILANALKYSSDKPELNISMSREKGHTSLIIRDNGCGVKACDLPHIFEKGFTGDSGDTRKKSTGMGLYLVKQLADALKIDIAVKSEWMQGFEITLSI comes from the coding sequence ATGAAACAGAATCTTAAATATCTAGCTGCCTATCTGCCCTGGTTACTTGTTCTTTTAGCATTTGATCTATTCACAGCTGTCCTGCTTTGGCTTTCAGATTTGAGAATGTTTCAAGCCCTCATCCTTCTCTATCTTTTAGCTACCGTCCTGCTCTTTTTCATCCTATCATTCCTACTTATAAGAAAAGAAAGAAAAAAATCCGCTGCCTATAAATCCTTCATAGCCAATCCCAAGACGGATACTGAGCTTGAATTATTGCATTTATCAAGTGCCTCAGAGAAAGAAAGCATTGAAAAAATGGCAGATACACTTTATCAAAAGCAAGTTGAAATAGGAAAGCTCAACTCATTACTAGCTGAGTACGAGGACTATGTTGAAAAATGGGCGCATGAGATTAAACTCCCTCTATCACTTCTTTCCCTCCTTTTAGACAATCAAAGCGACCAGTTGCCTGAGGATACAGCTTTTAAGTTGGACTATGTGAAAAATCAAATCCAAGGAAATGTATCACAGATCTTATTCTATTATAGGGTGAAAAGTGAAAAAAATGATTTTCTATTTGAAGATCTTGACTTAGAAGAGTGTATCCAAGATCTTTTGGAAAACTTTGATCCCTTGCTCAAAGAAAAGAATTTTACGATTAAGTTAGAAAACATACAAGGAACCTGCTACACCGATCAACGCAGTTTTGAATTTATCCTCTCTCAAATCCTAGCCAACGCCCTTAAATATAGCTCTGACAAGCCTGAACTCAATATTTCTATGTCAAGAGAGAAGGGACACACAAGTCTGATTATTAGGGATAATGGTTGCGGAGTTAAAGCTTGCGACCTCCCTCATATCTTTGAAAAAGGCTTTACAGGTGATTCAGGTGATACAAGAAAAAAATCAACAGGCATGGGACTCTACCTGGTCAAACAATTAGCAGATGCTTTAAAAATTGACATCGCAGTAAAATCCGAATGGATGCAAGGATTTGAGATCACCCTTTCTATTTAG
- a CDS encoding putative DNA-binding protein: MEIEKTNRMNALFEFYAALLTDKQMNYIELYYADDYSLAEIAEEFGVSRQAVYDNIKRTEKILEDYEMKLHMYSDYIVRSQIFDQILERYPKDDFLQEQIEVLTSIDNRE; this comes from the coding sequence ATGGAAATCGAAAAAACCAATCGCATGAATGCGCTTTTTGAATTTTATGCTGCGCTTTTGACTGATAAGCAGATGAACTATATAGAGCTTTATTATGCAGATGATTACAGTCTTGCTGAGATTGCTGAAGAATTCGGTGTCAGTCGCCAAGCTGTTTATGACAATATTAAGCGGACAGAAAAGATTCTGGAAGACTATGAGATGAAATTACACATGTACTCAGACTACATTGTCCGCAGTCAGATTTTTGACCAGATCTTGGAGCGATATCCTAAGGATGACTTTCTGCAGGAGCAGATAGAAGTTTTAACAAGCATTGATAATAGAGAATAA
- the tuf gene encoding elongation factor Tu — protein sequence MAKEKYDRSKPHVNIGTIGHVDHGKTTLTAAITTVLARRLPSSVNQPKDYASIDAAPEERERGITINTAHVEYETEKRHYAHIDAPGHADYVKNMITGAAQMDGAILVVASTDGPMPQTREHILLSRQVGVKHLIVFMNKIDLVDDEELLELVEMEIRDLLSEYDFPGDDLPVIQGSALKALEGDSKYEDIIMELMATVDEYIPEPERDTDKPLLLPVEDVFSITGRGTVASGRIDRGTVRVNDEIEIVGIKEETSKAVVTGVEMFRKQLDEGLAGDNVGVLLRGVQRDEIERGQVIAKPGSINPHTKFKGEVYILTKEEGGRHTPFFNNYRPQFYFRTTDVTGSIELPAGTEMVMPGDNVTIDVELIHPIAVEQGTTFSIREGGRTVGSGMVTEIEA from the coding sequence ATGGCAAAAGAAAAATACGATCGTAGTAAACCACACGTTAACATTGGTACTATCGGACACGTTGACCACGGTAAAACTACTTTGACTGCAGCTATCACAACTGTATTGGCACGTCGCTTGCCTTCATCAGTTAACCAACCTAAAGACTATGCGTCTATCGATGCTGCTCCAGAAGAACGCGAACGCGGTATCACTATCAACACTGCGCACGTTGAGTACGAAACTGAAAAACGTCACTACGCTCACATCGACGCTCCAGGACACGCGGACTACGTTAAAAACATGATCACTGGTGCCGCTCAAATGGACGGAGCTATCCTTGTAGTAGCTTCAACTGACGGACCAATGCCACAAACTCGTGAACACATCCTTCTTTCACGTCAGGTTGGTGTTAAACACCTTATCGTCTTCATGAACAAGATTGACTTGGTAGACGACGAAGAATTGCTTGAATTGGTTGAAATGGAAATCCGTGACCTCTTGTCAGAATACGACTTCCCAGGTGACGATCTTCCAGTTATCCAAGGTTCAGCTCTTAAAGCCCTTGAAGGTGACTCTAAGTATGAAGACATCATCATGGAATTGATGGCTACTGTTGATGAGTACATCCCAGAACCAGAACGTGATACAGACAAACCATTGCTTCTTCCAGTCGAGGACGTATTCTCAATCACTGGACGTGGTACAGTTGCTTCAGGACGTATCGACCGTGGTACTGTTCGTGTCAACGACGAAATCGAAATCGTTGGTATCAAAGAAGAAACTTCAAAAGCAGTTGTTACTGGTGTTGAAATGTTCCGTAAACAACTTGACGAAGGTCTTGCTGGAGACAACGTAGGTGTCCTTCTTCGTGGTGTTCAACGTGACGAAATCGAACGTGGACAAGTTATCGCTAAACCAGGTTCAATCAACCCACACACTAAATTCAAAGGTGAAGTCTACATCCTTACTAAAGAAGAAGGTGGACGTCACACTCCATTCTTCAACAACTACCGCCCACAATTCTACTTCCGTACTACTGACGTTACAGGTTCAATCGAACTTCCAGCAGGTACTGAAATGGTAATGCCTGGTGATAACGTGACTATCGACGTTGAGTTGATCCACCCAATCGCCGTAGAACAAGGTACTACATTCTCAATCCGTGAGGGTGGACGTACTGTTGGTTCAGGTATGGTTACAGAAATCGAAGCTTAA
- the pbp3 gene encoding D-alanyl-D-alanine carboxypeptidase PBP3, giving the protein MKKIILSLLTLIIFGTTIPTVSAQDFDVAAKHAIAVEANTGKILYEKDATQAVEIASITKILTVYLVYEALEQGTISLSTPVDISDYPYQLTTNSEASNVPMEARKYTVEQLLEATLVSSANSAAIALAEKIAGSEKDFVDKMRAKLLEWGIQDATIVNTTGLNNETLGNNIYPGSKKDEENKLSAYDVAIIARNLIRDYPQVLEITKKSSSTFAGMEIHSTNYMLEGMPAYRGGVDGLKTGTTDKAGASFVGTTTEKGMRIITVVLNADQQNSNPYARFTATSSLLDYITSNYAPKTIVQKGEAYKDSKVSVLDGKEDTVTAVAKSDITVIQRLGSRASSSLQFTPKTKTETAPLEAETVVGHLTYDDQDLVGQGYLTSEKPSFEMVSEKKVEKAFFLKVWWNQFIRFINEKL; this is encoded by the coding sequence ATGAAGAAAATAATTTTATCCTTACTAACTCTTATCATTTTTGGTACAACCATTCCTACTGTATCTGCGCAAGATTTTGATGTTGCTGCCAAACATGCCATTGCTGTTGAAGCAAACACTGGAAAAATTCTCTACGAGAAAGATGCTACTCAAGCTGTTGAAATTGCTTCTATCACCAAGATTCTCACTGTCTACCTAGTCTATGAAGCCTTGGAGCAAGGTACAATTAGCCTATCTACCCCAGTTGATATCTCTGACTATCCATACCAACTCACAACCAATTCTGAGGCTAGCAATGTTCCTATGGAAGCGCGTAAGTACACAGTGGAACAATTATTGGAAGCGACTCTAGTATCAAGTGCCAATAGTGCAGCAATTGCTCTTGCTGAAAAAATTGCTGGTTCAGAGAAAGACTTCGTTGACAAAATGAGAGCGAAACTTCTTGAATGGGGTATCCAAGATGCTACTATTGTCAATACTACTGGGCTTAATAACGAAACACTTGGAAATAATATCTATCCTGGTTCTAAAAAGGATGAGGAAAACAAATTAAGTGCTTACGATGTGGCCATCATCGCTCGAAACCTCATCAGAGATTATCCTCAAGTTTTAGAAATTACCAAGAAATCTTCATCAACATTTGCTGGTATGGAAATTCACTCTACTAACTATATGTTGGAAGGAATGCCAGCATATCGAGGTGGAGTAGATGGGCTCAAAACTGGTACAACAGACAAGGCTGGAGCTTCTTTCGTTGGAACAACTACCGAAAAAGGGATGCGAATCATCACTGTTGTCCTAAACGCTGACCAGCAAAACAGTAATCCTTACGCTCGCTTTACTGCTACTTCTTCTCTCTTGGACTATATAACATCTAATTATGCTCCCAAAACAATTGTCCAGAAAGGAGAGGCCTACAAAGATAGCAAAGTTTCTGTACTTGATGGGAAGGAAGATACCGTAACTGCTGTTGCTAAATCTGATATCACTGTCATTCAACGATTGGGAAGTCGAGCATCATCAAGCCTGCAGTTCACTCCAAAAACCAAGACCGAGACAGCGCCACTAGAAGCTGAAACTGTTGTTGGTCATCTAACCTATGATGATCAAGATTTGGTTGGTCAAGGCTACCTCACTTCCGAAAAACCATCTTTTGAAATGGTTTCTGAAAAGAAAGTTGAAAAAGCCTTCTTCTTAAAAGTTTGGTGGAATCAATTTATCCGCTTTATCAATGAAAAACTATAA
- a CDS encoding response regulator transcription factor yields the protein MKHILVIEDEALIRDEIVILLEKAGYQVDKLTDFKDTTQQVLQYDTDLIILDLNLPGETGFQICKNLKSKRSVPILVLTSREQLKDEIYALKLGADEYLTKPFKKERFLARIENILKRYEGRQNLLEKDNFLLDRQTYALYINGHSILLPQNQGKLLEILLVATDSVVTKEELSMKLWNTTEFIDENALQVNIARLKKVMKQAGIALQVKSVRGIGYKLEEVSPDETES from the coding sequence ATGAAGCATATTCTGGTAATTGAAGATGAAGCCTTGATTCGAGATGAAATTGTCATCTTGTTAGAGAAAGCGGGTTATCAGGTTGATAAGTTGACTGACTTCAAAGATACAACCCAGCAAGTGCTGCAATACGATACAGATCTAATCATACTGGATTTGAATTTACCGGGAGAAACAGGTTTTCAAATTTGTAAAAATCTCAAGTCAAAACGCTCTGTGCCTATATTGGTTCTCACCTCTCGTGAACAACTAAAAGATGAAATCTACGCCCTGAAATTAGGGGCAGATGAGTATCTAACAAAACCTTTCAAGAAAGAAAGATTTCTGGCACGTATAGAAAATATCTTGAAACGCTATGAAGGCAGACAAAATCTACTTGAAAAAGATAATTTTCTGCTGGATAGACAGACCTATGCCCTTTATATCAATGGACATTCGATTTTACTCCCCCAAAATCAAGGAAAATTGTTAGAAATCTTATTAGTGGCAACTGATTCTGTCGTCACAAAAGAAGAACTAAGCATGAAACTGTGGAATACAACTGAGTTCATCGATGAAAATGCCCTTCAAGTAAATATTGCAAGGCTCAAAAAGGTGATGAAACAGGCTGGCATTGCCCTTCAAGTCAAGTCCGTCAGAGGTATTGGTTACAAGCTAGAAGAGGTAAGTCCAGATGAAACAGAATCTTAA
- a CDS encoding ABC transporter ATP-binding protein, translating to METILRVESLKKHYGKEPNITKALDGISFQVVKGEFLGIMGSSGSGKTTLLNCLATIIKPTDGSIQMQEKDLGQLKGSQLADYRGKEIGYLFQNFELLDNLTAKENILLPLSLHKVDANESKLRLELLSQYLDISELLDKFPSQLSGGQRQRVAAARALILDPKIIFADEPTGALDSKNATILMQKLSEMNQIEKTTILMVTHDSVAASFCNRILFIQDGKLFHEIRRDYPRESQEDFYHRILKVMAALAGGDGNVF from the coding sequence ATGGAAACCATTTTACGAGTAGAATCATTAAAAAAGCATTATGGGAAAGAACCCAATATCACCAAAGCCTTGGACGGCATATCTTTTCAAGTTGTAAAAGGCGAGTTCTTAGGAATTATGGGGAGTAGCGGTTCTGGGAAAACAACCCTTCTTAACTGTCTCGCCACAATCATCAAGCCAACTGACGGTTCCATTCAAATGCAAGAAAAAGATTTAGGTCAGTTAAAAGGTAGTCAGTTAGCTGATTATCGTGGCAAGGAAATTGGCTATCTCTTCCAGAATTTTGAGCTTTTGGACAATCTGACAGCCAAAGAAAATATCTTACTCCCCTTATCTTTGCACAAGGTCGATGCCAACGAAAGCAAGCTTCGATTAGAATTGCTTTCCCAATATCTGGATATTTCTGAACTTCTGGATAAGTTCCCATCTCAATTATCGGGTGGTCAACGGCAAAGGGTAGCTGCTGCGCGTGCCTTGATTTTAGACCCTAAGATTATATTTGCAGACGAGCCCACAGGGGCTTTGGATTCAAAAAATGCGACCATTTTGATGCAAAAATTATCCGAAATGAATCAAATAGAAAAGACCACCATTCTCATGGTGACCCACGACTCGGTCGCTGCTAGCTTTTGTAATCGCATCTTGTTTATCCAAGATGGAAAACTATTCCATGAAATCCGACGCGATTATCCAAGAGAAAGTCAAGAAGACTTCTATCACAGAATACTAAAGGTTATGGCTGCCCTGGCTGGAGGTGATGGCAATGTTTTCTAA
- the ffh gene encoding signal recognition particle protein produces MAFESLTERLQNVFKNLRKKGKISEADVQEATKEIRLALLEADVALPVVKDFIKKVRERAVGHEVIDTLNPAQQIIKIVDEELTAVLGSDTAEIIKSPKIPTIIMMVGLQGAGKTTFAGKLANKLKKEENARPLMIAADIYRPAAIDQLKTLGQQIDVPVFALGTEVPAVEIVRQGLEQAQANHNDYVLIDTAGRLQIDELLMNELRDVKALAQPNEILLVVDAMIGQEAANVAREFNAQLEVTGVILTKIDGDTRGGAALSVRHITGKPIKFTGTGEKITDIETFHPDRMSSRILGMGDMLTLIEKASQEYDEQKALEMAEKMRENTFDFNDFIDQLDQVQNMGPMEDLLKMIPGMANNPALQNMKVDERQIARKRAIVSSMTPEERENPDLLNPSRRRRIAAGSGNTFVEVNKFIKDFNQAKQLMQGVMSGDMNKMMKQMGINPNNLPKNMPNMGGMDMSALEGMMGQGGMPDLSALGGAGMPDMSQMFGGGLKGKIGEFAMKQSMKRMANKMKKAKKKRK; encoded by the coding sequence ATGGCATTTGAAAGTTTAACAGAACGTTTACAGAACGTCTTTAAAAATCTACGTAAAAAAGGAAAAATTTCTGAGGCGGATGTCCAAGAAGCGACTAAAGAGATTCGTCTAGCCTTACTGGAAGCCGACGTTGCTTTGCCTGTTGTAAAGGACTTTATCAAGAAAGTTCGTGAACGTGCAGTCGGACATGAGGTCATTGATACTCTTAATCCAGCACAACAGATTATTAAAATCGTTGATGAGGAATTGACAGCTGTTTTAGGTTCTGATACGGCTGAGATTATCAAGTCACCTAAGATTCCTACCATTATCATGATGGTCGGTTTGCAGGGGGCTGGTAAAACAACCTTTGCTGGTAAGCTGGCTAACAAACTCAAGAAGGAAGAAAATGCACGACCTTTGATGATTGCTGCGGACATCTATCGTCCAGCTGCCATCGATCAGCTGAAAACACTTGGACAGCAGATTGATGTACCAGTTTTCGCTCTTGGAACAGAAGTACCAGCTGTTGAGATTGTTCGACAAGGTTTGGAACAAGCGCAAGCCAACCACAACGACTATGTCTTGATTGATACGGCAGGGCGTTTGCAGATTGATGAGCTCTTGATGAATGAGCTTCGTGATGTTAAGGCCTTGGCCCAACCAAATGAAATCCTACTCGTCGTTGATGCCATGATCGGTCAGGAAGCGGCCAATGTCGCCCGTGAGTTTAATGCTCAGTTGGAAGTGACTGGTGTCATCCTTACCAAGATTGATGGAGATACTCGTGGTGGTGCGGCTCTGTCTGTTCGTCACATCACTGGAAAACCTATCAAGTTCACTGGTACAGGTGAAAAGATTACAGATATCGAAACCTTCCACCCTGACCGCATGTCTAGCCGTATCCTCGGTATGGGGGATATGCTGACCTTGATCGAGAAAGCTTCTCAAGAATACGATGAGCAAAAAGCTCTTGAAATGGCTGAGAAGATGCGTGAAAACACTTTTGATTTCAATGATTTCATTGATCAATTGGATCAGGTGCAAAACATGGGGCCGATGGAAGACTTGCTCAAGATGATTCCAGGTATGGCTAACAACCCTGCCCTTCAAAATATGAAGGTCGATGAGCGCCAGATTGCTCGCAAACGTGCCATCGTATCTTCGATGACACCTGAAGAGCGTGAAAATCCTGATTTGTTAAATCCAAGCCGTCGTCGTCGTATCGCTGCAGGTTCTGGAAATACCTTTGTCGAAGTCAATAAATTCATCAAGGACTTTAACCAGGCCAAACAGCTCATGCAGGGTGTCATGTCTGGTGATATGAACAAGATGATGAAGCAAATGGGAATCAATCCAAATAACCTTCCTAAAAACATGCCAAATATGGGTGGCATGGATATGTCTGCCCTTGAAGGAATGATGGGACAGGGTGGCATGCCTGACTTGTCAGCACTTGGAGGAGCAGGAATGCCAGATATGAGCCAGATGTTTGGTGGTGGACTCAAAGGTAAAATCGGTGAATTTGCCATGAAACAGTCTATGAAACGTATGGCCAACAAAATGAAAAAAGCGAAGAAGAAACGCAAATAA
- the sdbB gene encoding thiol-disulfide oxidoreductase-associated lipoprotein SdbB: MKKVIFAGLSLMSLFLLIACGEKETKQSENPKQPAVQQIAVGKDAPDFTLQSMDGKEVKLSDYKGKKVYLKFWASWCGPCRKSMPELMELAAKQDRDFEILSVVAPGLQGEKTVDEFPKWYQEQGYKDIPVLYDTKATTFQAYQIRSIPTEYLIDSQGKIGKIQFGAISNADAEAAFKEMK, encoded by the coding sequence ATGAAAAAAGTTATTTTTGCAGGATTGAGCCTCATGTCATTATTTTTGTTGATTGCCTGTGGCGAAAAAGAAACCAAACAATCAGAAAATCCCAAACAGCCTGCTGTACAACAAATCGCAGTAGGAAAGGATGCACCAGACTTCACCTTGCAGTCTATGGATGGCAAAGAAGTCAAGTTATCAGACTATAAGGGCAAAAAAGTCTATTTGAAATTCTGGGCTTCTTGGTGTGGTCCTTGTCGAAAGAGTATGCCCGAGTTGATGGAATTAGCTGCAAAACAAGATCGAGACTTTGAAATACTAAGTGTCGTCGCACCAGGATTACAAGGTGAAAAAACAGTTGATGAGTTTCCAAAATGGTACCAAGAACAAGGCTACAAGGATATACCAGTTCTATATGATACCAAGGCAACTACCTTCCAAGCCTACCAAATTCGTAGTATTCCAACAGAATACTTGATTGACAGTCAAGGAAAAATTGGAAAAATCCAATTTGGTGCTATTAGCAATGCAGATGCTGAAGCAGCTTTTAAAGAGATGAAATAA